The DNA window ACTACGGCTCGGGGTACGGCGAGCGGCCGACCGAGCCGGCCGAGCCCAGCGCGTCCGTACCGTTCCGGGCGCGCGGCGGGGTGCGGCTGGACGACGGCCGGTTCGGCAACGCCTGCCTGATCGACCAGGCGGAGTTCCTGCTCGGGCCGGACCAGGAGCTGTCGCTGCGCCGCATCCAGACGCCCGAGCTGCGGTTCTGCCTCTCCCGCACCCCCACCGGGCGGGTCTCCCTCTCCCGCGCCCGGGTGGGCAATCTGATCGACGCCCCGGAGAGCTGGCCGGGCGGCGGGCGGGTGGGGCTGACCGGGTTCACCTATGAGTCGCTGCGCCCGGCCGCCGGCTTCCCGCTGGCGAAGCGGATCGCCTGGCTGGACAACGCCCTCGGCGAGTTCCGCCCGGAGCCGTATGAGCAACTGGCGGCGGCGCTGCGGCGGGACGGCCTGGACGAGGACGCCCGGGCGGTGCAGCTGGCCAAGCACCGCCGCCGCCGCGCCGCGCTGCCGCCGCTGGGTCGGGTCTGGGGGCGGCTCCAGGACATCACCGTCGGCTATGGCTACCGACCGGCCCGGGCGGCCCTGTGGATGGCGCTGGTCTGGGCCCTCGGGGCGGCCTGGTTCGCCGGGCACCCGCCGCAGCCGCTGAAGCCGGACGAGGCCCCGCACTGGAATGCCGCCCTGTACGCCATGGACCTGCTGCTGCCGCTGATCGACCTCGGCCAGGACAGCGCCTGGAAGCCGTCCGGGGCCGACCAGTGGGCGGCGACCGCGCTGATCCTGCTGGGCTGGGTGCTGGCCACCACCGTGGCGGCGGGCGCCACCCGGCTGCTGCGCCGGGGCTGAGCGGCGGCAGCGGTTCAGCGGCTCAGCGGCTCAGGGGCCCGGCGGTTCAGTGGTTCAGTGGTTCAGCCGAGCCGGGCCACGGCGGCGTGCACCGCGCCCAGCAGCTGCCACACCTGGACGGCCAGCGCCTCCGGCGTACCGGTCAGCCGCCCGTGCAGCCAGTCGGCGAGGACGCCGGTGAAGACCGAGGCGACCGCAGAGGCCGCCAGGTCGGCCGAGGCGGCGGTCCGGCCCCGGCGGAGCAGTTCGGCGGTGGCCCGCTCGGCGAGTTCGCGGTGCAGCAGTTCGCCGAGCGGGCCGGAGCCGCCCGGCCGGATCAGGGCGCGGTAGAGGTCGGCCCGCTGCTGGATGCGGCCCAGCAGCTCGGGCAGCGGGGGCGGCGGGTCCGGGCCCGGGACGCCCTGCCAGGCGTGCAGGGCGTCGACCGCCTGGCGGACCAGCTCGGCGCAGGTGTCCACGGCGAGCGCATCCAGGTCGCGGTAGTGCAGGTAGAACGTGGCGCGGGCGACCCCGGCGGCCCGCACCACATCGGAGACGCTCACCTGGTCCAGCGGGCGGTCGCGGCAGGCGAGGATCAGCCCCTCCCGCAGCCGGGCGAGGCTGCGGACCACCCGGGGGTCGGGCGCTGCGGTACCGCCGTCGGCCGCCACCGGTCACCCCGCGAGCAGGGCGGCGGCCAGCGCCACCGCCCCGGGCAGCGCCTGGACGACGAGGATGCGGCGGCTCGCGGTGGCGGCACCGTACAGGCCGGCAACCACGACGCAGACCAGGAAGAAGATCCGGGCGTCATGGCCCACCGGGTCGGCGGCGATCAGGCTCCAGACCAGACCGGCCGCGAGGAACCCGTTGTACAGGCCCTGGTTGGCGGCGAGCGATGCGCTCTCCCGGGCGAACTCGGCGGTGGTGCCGAAGGCCGCGCGGCCCCTCGGCGTCTGCCACAGGAACATCTCCAACACCATGATCCACACGTGCAGCGCGGCCACCAGTGCGGCGAGCACCTGTGCGGCGGTTTCCATCCTGGGTTCTCCTCGGGCAGGGCCGGATCTAATGGACAACTGTACATTTCTTCGCCTGACGTGCACAGCTGACGCAGAGTGGCGCTCGCTCGCCGACAGGTGGCGGCCGGTGGGCGGGACTGCCAGGGTGGACCTGACGGTGGGGGCGCAGAGACGCCCGTACCGGGGCGCTGCCCCGAGCGTGCCCCGGTACGGGCCAGTCCGGGCCCGCCGCCGAACACCCCGGACCGCCCCCGGTCAGCGCCCGACCCGCCCCGGCCTGCGGAGCGGGTGCGCGCGGCGCCGCCCCGGCCACGTACGCTGTGCGCCGTGACCGAACGGCTGCCGCTCTTCCCCCTGGGCTCGGTGCTCTTTCCGGGCCTGGTACTCCCCCTCCATGTCTTCGAGGAGCGCTACCGCCGCCTGGTCGCCGACCTGGAGGCGCAACCCGAGGAGCAGCCGCGCCGGTTCGGGGTGGCGGCCATCCGGGACGGCCAGGAGGTCGCCCCCACCCGGGTCTCCGAGCAGCCCGCCGGGCCGATGGACGGCCTCGGGCCCGACCCGATGGCGGCGCTGTACACGGTGGGCTGCGTCGCCGAGATCGCCTCCGCGCAGGCCCACCCGGACGGCCGCTATGAGTTGATCGCCACCGGCACCACCCGCTTCCGGCTGCTGTCGGTCGACACCAGCGGCCCCTACCTGGTCGGCGAGACCGAGCCGCTGCCGGAGCAGCCCGGCACCGGGTCCGGGGCCCTGGCGGCGGGCGTCGCCCAGGCGTTCCGGCTCTACCAGAAGCGGCTGGCCGGAGCCCACGAGAGCACCATCGCCGCCGAGCAGGAGCTGCCGGACGACCCGCAGGTGCTCTCCTACCTGGTCGCGGCGGCCTCCACGCTGGACACCGCCGACAAGCAGCGGCTGCTCGCCGCCGCCGACACCGCCGAACGGCTCGGCGCCGAACTGGCACTGCTGCGCCGCGAGGCGGCTGTGCTGTCCAAGCTGCCGTCGCTGCCGGCCCGGGGGCTGACCAGGGCCGCGATCAACCTCAACTGACACCGCGACCGAGAGCGAAGGAGGGGCCCGCACAGATGGCGAAGAAGGCGAAGAAGGGCGGCGGGGGGACACCCGCCACCGTGGCACTGGAGGCCGCCGGGGTGCCCTTCACCGTGCACGCCTACACCCATGACCCGGCCGCCGCCTCCTATGGCGGGGAGGCCGCCGACACCCTGGGGGTGCCGCCGGAACGGGTCTTCAAGACCCTGGTCGCCGAGGTCGACGGCGCCCTCACGGTCGGAATCGTCCCGGTGGCGGGGCAACTGGACCTCAAGGCGCTGGCCGCCGCAGTCGGCGGCAAGCGCGCCGCCATGGCCGACCCGGCGGCGGCCGAGCGGACCACCGGCTATGTCCGGGGCGGCATCTCCCCGCTGGGGCAGCGCCGCCCGCTGCCCACGGTGGTGGACGGCAGCGCGCTGGACCATGCCACGGTCTATGTCTCGGCCGGGCGGCGCGGCCTGGAGGTCGAACTGGCCCCGCAGGACCTGGTCGCCCTCACCACGGCCGTCACCGCCCCGATCGGCCGGAGCTGACCGGCTCCGGCTACCCGCCGGGGGGCGGCGGCAGCGGAGGCCCCGGGTTCGGGTTCTGGTTCTGGTTCTGGTTCGGTGGCGGCGGGGGCGGGGCTCCGTACCAGTAGGGCGCTGGCTGCGGCTCCCGCTTGCCGAAGGCGGCGGTCAGGCCCAGCAGCACCACCATGGCCGCCATCGGCCAGACCAGCAGCGCACCCTTGGCGCCCAGCTCCAGGGCCGCGTCGAACACCTTGCCCTCGCCCACCTGCCGGGCGTGCGCCACGATGTCGCTGGTCGGCCCCAGGGCGACCCCGAGCCGCCAGGCGGCCACCGAACCCAGCACGCCCCCCACCGCGAGGCCGACAGCCACCGCGATGCCGCCGCCACGGCGGCGGGTCGGCAGAAAGGCCGCCAGCGCGGCGACCGCCCCGGCGCCCAGGCCAAGCAGCACGAAGACACCGTCGGCCGCCGCCCGCTGCTCGCCCTCGGGGTCCTTGAGGTAGACGGCCTTGCTGTCGGCGTACAGCGGCACCTTGGGGGCCAGCCAGAGCCACAGCAGGCCCATGGCCAGCCCGAGCAGCACGCTGCCGAGGGCCACCAGCACGCCGACCTTGATCTCCGTCGCGGGGTGGCGGGGCGGCCGGTCCACGGGGGGCGGGATCAGAAAGCCTCCGGGGTACACCGGCTGCCCGTACCCATGGCCGCCGGCAGGGCCGGGCGACTGCCATCCGGCCGCGAGCTGCGATGCGGGCGGCGCCCCTGCGCCGGAAACGTGAGGCCGGCCGTGGCCCGGAGGAGTGTTCGGTGCAGTCACCGGCCCATCGTCCCACGTCTTGCGCCCGTCCGGCCCGCCAGGTCATCCAGGCGGTCCGGCTCCACCTCAGTGGTCCGCCAGCGCCGCCCGCCGATACGCCCACGTCGCCGCCCCCAACGACACCAGCCCCACCACACCGCAGACCGCCAGATCCATCCCCACCGCCGACCACTGCGGCGCCGCGTCGAAGGTGCGGGCGAATGCCTCGACGCCGTAGGTGGACGGCAGCAGGTCGCGCAGCAGCCGGATCGCCTCCGGCATCCGGTCGGCCGGGAGCACCCCGAGCAGCAGGGCGGCGGACATGCCCAGCTGCCCCAGCAGGGTCGCGATCTCCTGGCGCGGTGCGAGCAGCCCGCAGACCGCGCCCAGCCCCGAGAGCGCGGCCCCGGCGAGCGGCACCACGGCCAGCAGGATCCAGAGGTTGGCCCAGGGCAGGCCGAACATGGCCGCCCCGGCCGCCGCGGTGAGCAGGGTGCCGGGGAGAGTGAAGGAGGCGTAGGCGCCGGCCGCGCCCAGGACCACGGCGGCGGGCGGCACCGGCAGGGTGGCGTAGTGGTCCAGGCCGCCGGTGGCGCGGAGCCGGCCGAAGTACTGGGCCAGCAGGTTGAGCGCCACAAAGGCGACGACCAGCACGCTGGACCCGGCGACCACCGCCCGCGCCGAGGCGTTGTCGCCGGAGTCCACGACGCCCCGCATCATCACCAGGATGCCCAGCGACTGGAAGGTCGCCACAAAGAGCAGCGGCATCCGGGCGACCCGGGCGCGGGACAGCTGGGCCCGGTAGACGGCGCCCAGGGCGGGCAGCAGCCGGACCCGGGGGGCCAGCGGGGCGGCGGCGGGAACCGCGGCGGGCGCGGCGGCTGCCGCTGCGGCGGGCGCCTCGGGCGCGGCGGCCTCCATGGATGCGGTCACTCGGCCAGCCCTCCTTGTCGGCCGCCCAGTTCGAGGTAGGCGTCCTCAAGGCTGGGCGTGGCGAGGGTGAAGTCGTCGAGCGCGGCGAAGGCCGGCCCGGAGGTGACGGCGGCGACCAGTTCCCTGGCCTCCTCGGGGGTGGTGCGCAGGGTCCAGCGGCGGCCGGAGATCTGGGCGCGTCCGGCGGCGGCGGCGAGGGCCGGCAGGTCGGGGGCGGTCTCGGTGCGCCAGACCAGGTCCAGCCGGACGCGGCCGTCCACCAGGGCCTTGAGCTGCCCCGGGGTGTCGCAGGCGATGACCCGGCCGGCGTCGAGGACGGCGACCCGGTCGAGGACGGTCTCGGCCTCGATGACGTTGTGGGTGACCAGCAGCACGGTGGTGCCGTGCTGGCTGCGGCGGCGGTCCACGGCGGCCCA is part of the Peterkaempfera bronchialis genome and encodes:
- a CDS encoding oxidoreductase produces the protein MAEPPEGWSEPECRLWEAYRRGEVLDLRVGVPEDDHPVTGGAWGPERTVRAGVLAHLLLDGPPSEPGRVASLKLTGAYVTGGLDLAGGEVSAYVELRGCRFERKVLMSECRAGTVRLVGCLIPRLEASRLVTEGDLHLPRSVLTGGLRLTDARIGTDLLLNQATVGGDRNGRAIAADGLTVSQDLEAELIRCTGEISLRSARIGGRLSLRGSSLRVRSGRLCLNAARISVEHTLYLSRCWLTGWTASGSDYGSGYGERPTEPAEPSASVPFRARGGVRLDDGRFGNACLIDQAEFLLGPDQELSLRRIQTPELRFCLSRTPTGRVSLSRARVGNLIDAPESWPGGGRVGLTGFTYESLRPAAGFPLAKRIAWLDNALGEFRPEPYEQLAAALRRDGLDEDARAVQLAKHRRRRAALPPLGRVWGRLQDITVGYGYRPARAALWMALVWALGAAWFAGHPPQPLKPDEAPHWNAALYAMDLLLPLIDLGQDSAWKPSGADQWAATALILLGWVLATTVAAGATRLLRRG
- a CDS encoding TetR/AcrR family transcriptional regulator, translating into MAADGGTAAPDPRVVRSLARLREGLILACRDRPLDQVSVSDVVRAAGVARATFYLHYRDLDALAVDTCAELVRQAVDALHAWQGVPGPDPPPPLPELLGRIQQRADLYRALIRPGGSGPLGELLHRELAERATAELLRRGRTAASADLAASAVASVFTGVLADWLHGRLTGTPEALAVQVWQLLGAVHAAVARLG
- a CDS encoding DUF1304 domain-containing protein, encoding METAAQVLAALVAALHVWIMVLEMFLWQTPRGRAAFGTTAEFARESASLAANQGLYNGFLAAGLVWSLIAADPVGHDARIFFLVCVVVAGLYGAATASRRILVVQALPGAVALAAALLAG
- a CDS encoding LON peptidase substrate-binding domain-containing protein — translated: MTERLPLFPLGSVLFPGLVLPLHVFEERYRRLVADLEAQPEEQPRRFGVAAIRDGQEVAPTRVSEQPAGPMDGLGPDPMAALYTVGCVAEIASAQAHPDGRYELIATGTTRFRLLSVDTSGPYLVGETEPLPEQPGTGSGALAAGVAQAFRLYQKRLAGAHESTIAAEQELPDDPQVLSYLVAAASTLDTADKQRLLAAADTAERLGAELALLRREAAVLSKLPSLPARGLTRAAINLN
- the ybaK gene encoding Cys-tRNA(Pro) deacylase; its protein translation is MAKKAKKGGGGTPATVALEAAGVPFTVHAYTHDPAAASYGGEAADTLGVPPERVFKTLVAEVDGALTVGIVPVAGQLDLKALAAAVGGKRAAMADPAAAERTTGYVRGGISPLGQRRPLPTVVDGSALDHATVYVSAGRRGLEVELAPQDLVALTTAVTAPIGRS
- a CDS encoding ABC transporter permease; protein product: MEAAAPEAPAAAAAAAPAAVPAAAPLAPRVRLLPALGAVYRAQLSRARVARMPLLFVATFQSLGILVMMRGVVDSGDNASARAVVAGSSVLVVAFVALNLLAQYFGRLRATGGLDHYATLPVPPAAVVLGAAGAYASFTLPGTLLTAAAGAAMFGLPWANLWILLAVVPLAGAALSGLGAVCGLLAPRQEIATLLGQLGMSAALLLGVLPADRMPEAIRLLRDLLPSTYGVEAFARTFDAAPQWSAVGMDLAVCGVVGLVSLGAATWAYRRAALADH